One Myotis daubentonii chromosome 12, mMyoDau2.1, whole genome shotgun sequence genomic region harbors:
- the ADGRF3 gene encoding adhesion G-protein coupled receptor F3 isoform X2 — protein sequence MPSPYAGPSQAGGETGRQLDQESGAAESALLSVYVQLVFSHGGWPAALSRPLPLPPASASSSPGTLAGLSLTTECNVKPDGLTYCACLPGYQWNASICSRHQLCQPSHNHRPCGCLAFSPPEAGYCQVLPPVPGSLSLDSWLQVPGHTLNLTLHTSQETTSLNWFLRRHTGSPGPIPLQPGTQVSLTSSQGQAVLSIRNVSHEWEGEYMCRFEAQGFRWELYQLVRVPLRATDVARLPDRLSISCAASPRFHLSCCIPYTPLGYMASWSPGEGSEASLFNTPGDQCLVLATQHCPAADITYTCDLQSPGLTPLRVPVSVTIIQDGDTTCPEDSAVVAWKVTKAGHVAQAPCPVNRTGVVKRTCGPDGAWGPIHSSCTDTRLLALLRRAQLLWAGQGWPAEEVPQSLAQLLEQTEVVSSPSDLLALLGTMTFLAKVVADTGIPLRRSALEALLKTTDKVLDVDTSSLWTPAQAQKPSAASDLLLAVETLAHSLCPQDHPFSFSLPNVQLQTQLLTPTVPADYRVSFSTQPPLWAQIPRRSLAPLDTSNSNVTITSLVLRKLDHLLPSNYGQELGDSLYATPGLVLSISIMAGGQAFHQGEVTMDFGDRDNPFHCVFWDHHLFQGNGGWSGEGCQVQAANASATTQCICRHLTAFSILMSRHTVPGNPTLELLSRVGLGASILALLVCLGVYRLVWRVVVRNKLAYLRHAALLNVVLCLLAADTCFLGAPLLPPGPRSPLCLAAAFLCHFLYLATFFWMLAQALMLAHQLLFVFHQLSKRRVLSLMVVLGYLCPMGFAGAALGLYLPRGQYLGEGVCWLDGKGGARYTFVGPVLVIVGLNGLVLAMAMLKLLRPSLSEGPQAEKRQALLGVMKALLVLTPIFGLTWGLGLATLLEEVSVVPHYIFTILNTCQGVFILLFGCLMDKKVQEALLKRFGCAQPPNSTISLATNESHLPEPSRGRSDNASYEEKMT from the exons GGACCCAGTCAGGCGGGAGGGGAAACTGGGCGGCAGCTGGACCAAGAGAGCGGAGCAGCTG AATCAGCCCTGCTCTCGGTCTATGTCCAGCTGGTCTTTTCACatgggggctggccagcagcactctccaggcccctgcctctgccccctgcctctgcttcctcctccccgGGAACTCTCGCTGGCCTCAGCCTCACGACAG AGTGTAATGTCAAGCCGGATGGGCTTACCTattgtgcctgcctgcctggatACCAGTGGAACGCCAGCATCTGCTCCCGTCACCAGCTCTGCCAGCCCTCCCACAACCACCGGCCCTGCGGCTGCCTGGCCTTCAGCCCTCCGGAAGCGGGGTACTgccaggtgctgccccctg TCCCGGGCAGCCTGAGCCTGGACTCCTGGCTGCAGGTGCCTGGCCACACGCTGAACCTGACCCTCCACACGAGCCAGGAGACCACCAGCCTGAACTGGTTCCTGCGGCGGCACACGGGGAGCCCCGGGCCCATCCCTCTGCAGCCGGGGACACAGGTGTCCCTGACGTCGAGCCAGGGCCAGGCTGTCCTCAGCATCCGCAACGTCTCGCACGAGTGGGAAG GTGAGTACATGTGCCGCTTCGAGGCCCAGGGATTCCGGTGGGAGCTGTACCAGTTGGTGAGGGTGCCCCTGCGGGCAACAGACGTGGCTCGGCTTCCAGACCGGCTCTCCATCTCCTGTGCCGCCTCCCCGCGCTTCCATCTGAGCTGCTGCATCCCCTACACGCCCCTGGGCTACATGGCTTCCTGGAGCCCTGGAGAGGGCAGCGAAG CCTCCTTATTCAACACACCAGGTGACCAGTGCCTCGTGCTGGCCACTCAGCACTGCCCTGCAGCTGACATCACATACACTTGTGACCTGCAGAGCCCAGGACTGACTCCTCTCAGGGTCCCTGTCTCTGTCACCATCATCCAGG ATGGAGACACTACCTGCCCTGAGGACTCTGCAGTTGTTGCCTGGAAGGTCACCAAGGCTGGCCATGTGGCACAGGCCCCCTGTCCCGTGAACAGGACGGGCGTGGTGAAGAGGACTTGTGGGCCTGACGGGGCCTGGGGGCCcatccacagcagctgcacaGACACCAGGCTGCTGGCCTTGCTTCGGAGAGCCCAG CTGCTGTGGGCCGGCCAGGGCTGGCCTGCTGAAGAGGTgccacagagcctggcacagctGCTGGAGCAGACAGAGGTGGTGAGCTCACCCTCTGACTTATTGGCACTGCTGGGCACCATGACATTCCTGGCCAAGGTGGTGGCAGACACCGGAATACCACTTCGCCGCAGTGCCCTGGAG GCTCTCCTGAAAACCACGGACAAGGTCCTAGACGTGGACACCAGTTCTCTGTGgaccccggcccaggcccagaaGCCCTCGGCGGCCTCCGATCTCCTGCTGGCAGTGGAGACCCTGGCACACAGCCTGTGCCCACAGGATCACCCCTTCTCCTTCAGCCTGCCCAATGTGCAGCTGCAGACCCAGCTCCTCACACCCACAGTTCCTGCTGACTACAGAGTCTCCTTCTCCACTCAGCCCCCACTCTGGGCACAGATTCCCAGACGCTCACTGGCCCCACTGGACACCAGCAATAGTAACGTCACGATTACTAGCCTGGTGCTGCGAAAACTGGACCACCTCCTACCCTCAAACTATGGACAAGAGCTGGGGGACTCCCTCTACGCCACTCCCGGTCTGGTCCTCTCCATCTCCATCATGGCAGGTGGCCAGGCCTTCCACCAGGGAGAAGTCACCATGGACTTTGGGGACAGAGATAACCCCTTTCACTGTGTCTTCTGGGATCACCATCTTTTCCAGGGCAACGGGGGCTGGTCAGGTGAAGGGTGCCAGGTGCAGGCAGCCAATGCCAGCGCCACCACCCAGTGCATCTGTCGGCATCTCACTGCCTTCTCCATCCTCATGTCCCGACACACTGTTCCAGGAAACCCCACCCTGGAGCTGCTGAGTCGGGTGGGCTTGGGGGCCTCCATTCTGGCTCTGCTTGTGTGCCTGGGCGTGTACAGGCTGGTGTGGAGAGTCGTGGTACGGAACAAACTCGCCTACTTGCGCCACGCAGCCCTGCTCAACGTGGTGCTCTGCCTGCTGGCCGCGGACACCTGCTTCCTGGGAGCCCCCCTGCTTCCTCCGGGGCCCCGCAGCCCACTCTGCCTGGCTGCTGCCTTCCTCTGTCATTTCCTCTACCTGGCCACCTTTTTCTGGATGCTGGCTCAGGCCCTGATGTTGGCCCACCAGTTGCTTTTTGTCTTCCATCAGCTGTCCAAGCGCCGAGTCCTCTCCCTGATGGTGGTTCTCGGCTACCTGTGCCCGATGGGGTTTGCAGGGGCCGCCCTGGGCCTCTACCTACCCCGAGGGCAatacctgggggagggggtgtgctgGTTGGATGGGAAGGGAGGGGCGCGCTACACCTTCGTGGGGCCGGTGCTGGTCATCGTGGGCCTGAACGGGCTGGTACTAGCCATGGCCATGCTGAAGCTGTTGAGACCGTCGCTGTCGGAGGGACCCCAGGCGGAGAAGCGCCAAGCCCTTCTGGGGGTGATGAAAGCCCTGCTCGTTCTCACACCCATCTTCGGCCTCacctgggggctgggcctggccacTCTGCTCGAGGAAGTCTCCGTGGTCCCTCACTACATCTTCACGATTCTCAACACCTGCCAG GGTGTCTTCATTTTGCTGTTTGGTTGCCTGATGGACAAGAAA GTACAAGAGGCTTTACTCAAACGCTTCGGCTGTGCCCAGCCCCCCAACTCCACCATCTCCCTG gccacaaATGAAAGCCACCTCCCGGAACCCAGCAGAGGGAGAAGTGACAATGCCAG TTATGAAGAAAAGATGACTTAA